A DNA window from Actinomadura luzonensis contains the following coding sequences:
- a CDS encoding glycerol-3-phosphate dehydrogenase/oxidase yields MGITGALDARDRQGCLDRLRAQTFDVLVVGGGVTGAGAALDAASRGLRVALVESRDLAAGTSSRSSKLIHGGLRYLEQFDFKLVREALKERDLLVSRLAPHLVHPVTFLYPVRNRVIEQPYVAAGLTLYDALEGVRRPMPRHRNLSPKEARRLVPGLRPDVLSGGVIYYDAQVDDARFTLALARTAAAHGAAITTRTSVVALLRDERGERVVGARVRDEESGAELEVSADAVVVCAGVWTGPVTGLPGGAEPGFRVRMSKGVHVMVPGEAIDSHTGLIIRTEKSVLFIIPWTRRRWIVGTTDTDWEGDRAEPAATGEDVDYILQHANEVLARPLTKDDVVGLFVGLRPLVAADESAATTKLSREHVVDVPIPGLAAIAGGKYTTYRIMARDVIDAALEGYDVPGSVTDRLPLVGADGLPALELSADRLAEDHDLEPATVRYLIRRYGTLALEVLDLVAADPSLAEPLIEPGPWLRAEVCYAVTHEGALHAEDIVARRTRMLIESSELAERAAPLIARLMADRLGWDEPRVERETAACLRLVEAERTALAEARTAAHDLAQ; encoded by the coding sequence ATGGGGATCACCGGCGCGCTCGACGCGCGCGACCGCCAGGGATGCCTGGACCGGCTCCGGGCGCAGACCTTCGACGTGCTGGTGGTCGGCGGCGGGGTGACGGGCGCCGGCGCGGCCCTGGACGCCGCCTCGCGCGGGCTGCGGGTGGCGCTCGTGGAGAGCCGCGACCTCGCCGCCGGCACGTCGAGCCGCTCCAGCAAGCTCATCCACGGCGGGCTGCGCTACCTGGAGCAGTTCGACTTCAAGCTGGTACGCGAGGCGCTGAAGGAACGCGACCTGCTGGTCTCCCGGCTGGCCCCGCACCTGGTGCACCCGGTGACGTTCCTGTACCCGGTGCGCAACCGGGTGATCGAGCAGCCGTACGTGGCGGCGGGCCTGACGTTGTACGACGCGCTGGAGGGCGTGCGCCGCCCGATGCCCCGCCACCGCAACCTGTCGCCGAAGGAGGCCCGCCGCCTGGTGCCCGGCCTGCGCCCCGACGTGCTGAGCGGCGGCGTCATCTACTACGACGCGCAGGTGGACGACGCCCGCTTCACCCTCGCCCTGGCCCGCACGGCCGCCGCGCACGGCGCGGCCATCACCACCAGGACGTCCGTCGTGGCGCTGCTGCGGGACGAGCGCGGCGAGCGCGTCGTCGGCGCCCGCGTCCGCGACGAGGAGAGCGGCGCCGAGCTGGAGGTGTCGGCCGACGCCGTGGTGGTGTGCGCCGGCGTGTGGACCGGCCCGGTGACGGGCCTGCCCGGCGGCGCCGAGCCCGGCTTCCGGGTCAGGATGTCGAAGGGCGTGCACGTCATGGTGCCCGGCGAGGCCATCGACTCGCACACCGGCCTGATCATCCGCACCGAGAAGAGCGTGCTGTTCATCATCCCGTGGACCCGGCGCCGCTGGATCGTCGGCACCACCGACACCGACTGGGAGGGCGACCGCGCCGAGCCGGCCGCCACCGGCGAGGACGTCGACTACATCCTCCAGCACGCCAACGAGGTGCTGGCCAGGCCGCTGACCAAGGACGACGTCGTCGGCCTGTTCGTCGGGCTGCGCCCGCTGGTGGCCGCCGACGAGAGCGCCGCGACGACCAAGCTGTCCCGCGAGCACGTGGTGGACGTGCCGATCCCCGGCCTCGCGGCCATCGCCGGCGGCAAGTACACGACCTACCGCATCATGGCCAGGGACGTGATCGACGCCGCGCTCGAAGGCTACGACGTGCCCGGCTCGGTCACCGACCGGCTGCCGCTGGTCGGCGCGGACGGGCTGCCCGCGCTGGAGCTGTCCGCCGACCGGCTGGCCGAGGACCACGACCTCGAACCGGCCACCGTCCGCTACCTCATCCGCCGCTACGGCACGCTCGCCCTGGAGGTGCTCGACCTGGTCGCCGCCGACCCCTCGCTCGCCGAGCCGCTGATCGAGCCGGGCCCGTGGCTGCGGGCCGAGGTCTGCTACGCCGTCACCCACGAAGGCGCCCTGCACGCCGAGGACATCGTCGCCCGGCGCACCCGGATGCTCATCGAGTCCAGCGAGCTGGCCGAGCGGGCCGCGCCGCTCATCGCCCGGCTGATGGCGGACCGGCTCGGCTGGGACGAGCCGCGGGTGGAGCGGGAGACGGCCGCGTGCCTGCGGCTGGTCGAGGCGGAGCGCACCGCCCTGGCCGAGGCCAGGACGGCCGCGCACGACCTGGCCCAGTGA
- a CDS encoding MIP/aquaporin family protein: MALRGRGLTGELIAEFAGTMVLIVFGAGVVAQVVAGGLGGHDSIAWAWGIGVALGVYVAGRTTGAHLNPAVTLGFAVFRGFEWRKVLPYALAQTAGAFAGALLVRWNYTEVLSAVDPGHTIKTQGVFSTLPGNGTLPVGQFGALRDQVIGTAVLMFVIFALSDVLNMAPGANLGPVVIGLLVVAIGMSLGTDAGYAINPARDFGPRLASYLTGYGGAWRDQYGDLYFWVPIVGPLAGGVLGAGLYQACIARYLPRDEDRDTVKPSD; encoded by the coding sequence GTGGCGCTGCGCGGCAGGGGGTTGACCGGCGAGCTGATCGCCGAGTTCGCCGGCACGATGGTGCTCATCGTGTTCGGCGCGGGCGTCGTGGCGCAGGTGGTCGCGGGCGGGCTCGGCGGCCACGACAGCATCGCGTGGGCGTGGGGCATCGGGGTCGCGCTCGGCGTGTACGTCGCCGGCCGCACCACGGGCGCGCACCTCAACCCGGCGGTCACGCTGGGCTTCGCGGTCTTCCGCGGCTTCGAGTGGCGCAAGGTGCTGCCGTACGCGCTGGCGCAGACCGCCGGCGCGTTCGCCGGAGCGCTGCTGGTCCGCTGGAACTACACCGAGGTCCTGTCGGCCGTCGACCCCGGCCACACGATCAAGACGCAGGGCGTGTTCTCGACGCTGCCGGGCAACGGCACGCTGCCGGTCGGCCAGTTCGGCGCGCTGCGCGACCAGGTGATCGGCACCGCCGTGCTGATGTTCGTGATCTTCGCCCTGTCCGACGTGCTGAACATGGCGCCGGGCGCGAACCTGGGGCCGGTCGTCATCGGCCTGCTGGTGGTCGCCATCGGCATGTCGCTCGGCACCGACGCGGGCTACGCGATCAACCCGGCCCGCGACTTCGGGCCGCGCCTGGCGAGCTACCTCACCGGCTACGGCGGCGCCTGGCGCGACCAGTACGGCGACCTGTACTTCTGGGTGCCGATCGTGGGCCCGCTGGCCGGCGGCGTCCTCGGCGCCGGCCTCTACCAGGCGTGCATCGCCCGCTACCTCCCCCGCGACGAGGACCGCGACACCGTGAAGCCCTCCGACTGA
- a CDS encoding dienelactone hydrolase family protein, which produces MARILLLHSMYGLRPAVHQAAERFRAAGHEVHVPDLYDGRVVADAEEAIAIKEEIGRDELLKRAVAAAAPLSVAGGAEEGLVYAGFSLGAAIAQNLALGDERSRGLLLMHGTSDLPDGVSADDLPVQLHVADPDTAEPADWLNAWYIRMRRARADVEVFRYPGAGHLFTDPELPDYDERAAERAWAVALGFVAGL; this is translated from the coding sequence ATGGCACGGATCCTGCTCCTGCACTCGATGTACGGGCTGCGCCCCGCCGTCCACCAGGCCGCCGAGCGGTTCCGCGCGGCCGGGCACGAGGTGCACGTCCCCGACCTGTACGACGGCCGCGTGGTCGCCGACGCCGAGGAGGCCATCGCGATCAAGGAGGAGATCGGCCGCGACGAGCTGCTGAAGCGCGCCGTGGCCGCCGCCGCGCCGCTCTCCGTCGCCGGCGGCGCGGAGGAGGGCCTGGTGTACGCGGGCTTCTCGCTCGGCGCGGCCATCGCGCAGAACCTCGCGCTCGGTGACGAGCGCTCCCGGGGCCTGCTGCTGATGCACGGCACCTCCGACCTGCCCGACGGCGTCTCCGCCGACGACCTGCCGGTGCAGCTGCACGTGGCCGACCCCGACACCGCCGAGCCCGCCGACTGGCTCAACGCCTGGTACATCCGCATGCGGCGGGCCCGCGCCGACGTCGAGGTGTTCCGCTATCCCGGCGCCGGCCACCTGTTCACCGACCCCGAGCTGCCGGACTACGACGAGCGGGCCGCCGAGCGGGCCTGGGCGGTCGCCCTCGGCTTCGTCGCCGGGCTGTGA
- the glpK gene encoding glycerol kinase GlpK, translating to MPDFVGALDQGTTSTRFMIFDHEGAEVARFQLEHEQILPRAGWVEHNPIEIWTRTAAVIETTLQRSGLHDSDLAALGLTNQRETTVVWNRRTGRPYCNAIVWQDTRTGEIAAALDRDGRGQVIRDRTGLRPEAYFSGGKIQWILENVDGVRAAAERGEAAFGTTDTWTLWNLTGGPNGGVHITDVTNASRTMLMDLDTLDWDDELLSFFGVPRSMLPEIRPSADPGAYGVTSRYGPLGGEVPITAILGDQQAATVGQVCFSPGEAKNTYGTGNFLLLNTGTDRVRSQSGLLTTVAYQFGAEPAVFALEGSIAVTGSAVQWLRDQLRLITTAAQSEALARQVADNGGVYFVPAFSGLFAPYWRADARGAIVGLSRYNTDGHLARATLEAICYQSRDVVEAMQRDSGVVLDVLRVDGGVTANDLCMQLQSDILGVPVSRPVVAETTALGAAYAAGLAVGYWRDQDELRSHWAEDRRWEPQWSPEQRERAYAGWQKAVTKSLDWL from the coding sequence ATGCCGGACTTCGTAGGGGCCCTGGACCAGGGCACGACGAGCACCCGCTTCATGATCTTCGATCATGAGGGCGCGGAGGTCGCCAGGTTCCAGCTCGAGCACGAGCAGATCCTGCCGCGGGCCGGCTGGGTGGAGCACAACCCGATCGAGATCTGGACCAGGACCGCCGCCGTCATCGAGACCACGCTCCAGCGCTCCGGCCTGCACGACAGCGACCTGGCCGCGCTGGGCCTGACCAACCAGCGCGAGACCACGGTGGTGTGGAACCGGCGCACCGGGCGGCCGTACTGCAACGCGATCGTCTGGCAGGACACCCGCACCGGCGAGATCGCCGCGGCGCTCGACCGCGACGGCCGGGGGCAGGTCATCCGCGACCGCACCGGGCTGCGGCCGGAGGCGTACTTCTCCGGCGGCAAGATCCAGTGGATCCTGGAGAACGTCGACGGCGTGCGCGCGGCCGCCGAGCGCGGCGAGGCCGCCTTTGGCACCACCGACACCTGGACGTTGTGGAACCTGACCGGCGGCCCCAACGGCGGCGTGCACATCACCGACGTGACCAACGCCAGCCGCACCATGCTGATGGACCTCGACACGCTCGACTGGGACGACGAGCTGCTGTCGTTCTTCGGCGTGCCGCGCTCGATGCTGCCGGAGATCCGCCCGTCCGCCGACCCCGGCGCCTACGGCGTGACGTCCCGCTACGGCCCGCTCGGCGGCGAGGTGCCGATCACCGCGATCCTCGGCGACCAGCAGGCGGCCACGGTCGGCCAGGTGTGCTTCTCCCCCGGCGAGGCCAAGAACACCTACGGCACCGGCAACTTCCTGCTGCTCAACACCGGCACCGACCGGGTGCGCTCGCAGAGCGGGCTGCTCACCACGGTCGCCTACCAGTTCGGCGCCGAGCCGGCCGTGTTCGCGCTGGAGGGCTCGATCGCGGTGACCGGCTCGGCCGTGCAGTGGCTGCGCGACCAGTTGCGCCTCATCACCACGGCGGCGCAGAGCGAGGCGCTGGCGCGGCAGGTCGCCGACAACGGCGGCGTGTACTTCGTCCCGGCCTTCTCCGGGCTGTTCGCGCCGTACTGGCGGGCCGACGCGCGCGGCGCGATCGTCGGGCTGTCCCGCTACAACACCGACGGGCACCTGGCCAGGGCCACGCTGGAGGCGATCTGCTACCAGAGCCGCGACGTGGTCGAGGCCATGCAGCGCGACTCCGGCGTGGTGCTCGACGTGCTGCGGGTGGACGGCGGGGTGACCGCGAACGACCTGTGCATGCAGCTCCAGTCCGACATCCTGGGCGTGCCGGTCAGCCGGCCGGTGGTCGCCGAGACGACCGCGCTGGGGGCGGCGTACGCGGCCGGGCTGGCGGTGGGCTACTGGCGCGACCAGGACGAGCTGCGCTCCCACTGGGCCGAGGACCGGCGGTGGGAGCCGCAGTGGAGCCCGGAGCAGCGGGAGCGGGCCTACGCCGGCTGGCAGAAGGCGGTCACCAAGTCGCTCGACTGGTTGTGA
- a CDS encoding ABC transporter substrate-binding protein — protein MRRPPRPVPVLRKALALVAALALTACSAAAPAPTPAARRTAGAAAGFPVTVENCGRTLTFDRPPAKVVTGYHPALETLLALGLGDRVAGRTFFGESAFLPGQKEQYDRIPQLSPTIMLPQKEVMLAQGADFVLDNAMASFDAAGGYATVEELDAAGSPVYILGGWCSPEEVLRFTLDDTFTDLRNLGRIFGVPDRAERLAAELRARLADVRKRVEGRAPVKVLATDGGKGPVNAYGGSGVTHQMITLAGGENVLADVEGDYTEVSAERISAARPEALLVSDYATLRGEDMPSAPAKAAEAFAVARNSPAAEHGRYLALPVAAQHPGYRNLLAVTDLARFLHPDAFTR, from the coding sequence ATGCGCCGCCCGCCCCGTCCCGTCCCCGTCCTCAGGAAGGCGCTCGCCCTGGTGGCGGCCCTGGCGCTGACCGCCTGCTCGGCGGCGGCCCCCGCCCCCACCCCCGCCGCGCGCCGGACGGCGGGGGCGGCGGCCGGGTTCCCGGTCACGGTCGAGAACTGCGGGCGCACGCTGACCTTCGACCGCCCGCCGGCCAAGGTGGTGACCGGCTACCACCCCGCCCTGGAGACCCTGCTCGCGCTCGGCCTGGGCGACCGGGTCGCGGGCCGCACCTTCTTCGGCGAGAGCGCGTTCCTGCCGGGTCAGAAGGAGCAGTACGACCGCATCCCCCAGCTCTCGCCGACGATCATGCTGCCGCAGAAGGAGGTCATGCTCGCCCAGGGCGCCGACTTCGTCCTGGACAACGCGATGGCGAGCTTCGACGCCGCCGGCGGCTACGCCACCGTGGAGGAGCTGGACGCCGCCGGCTCGCCGGTCTACATCCTGGGCGGCTGGTGCAGCCCCGAGGAGGTGCTCCGCTTCACCCTCGACGACACCTTCACCGACCTGCGCAACCTCGGCCGCATCTTCGGCGTCCCCGACCGGGCCGAGCGGCTGGCCGCCGAGCTGCGGGCCCGGCTGGCCGACGTCAGGAAGCGCGTCGAGGGCCGCGCCCCGGTCAAGGTGCTGGCCACGGACGGCGGCAAGGGCCCGGTCAACGCCTACGGCGGCTCCGGCGTCACCCACCAGATGATCACTCTGGCCGGCGGCGAGAACGTGCTGGCCGACGTCGAGGGCGACTACACCGAGGTCAGCGCCGAGCGGATCAGCGCCGCCCGGCCCGAGGCGCTGCTGGTCAGCGACTACGCCACGCTGCGCGGCGAGGACATGCCGAGCGCCCCCGCCAAGGCCGCGGAGGCGTTCGCCGTCGCGCGGAACAGCCCGGCCGCCGAGCACGGGCGCTACCTGGCCCTTCCCGTGGCGGCCCAGCACCCCGGCTACCGCAACCTCCTGGCCGTCACCGACCTCGCCCGGTTCCTGCACCCGGACGCCTTCACGCGATGA
- a CDS encoding ABC transporter ATP-binding protein, with protein sequence MRLGLSGVSVAPDGVPVVHGAGLRVADGEFVGLVGPNGCGKSTLLRGVYRALRPSAGLVAVDGDDVHRLPAREAARRIAVMAQETPADLDFTVAEIVAMGRTPYRPDAAADAERCAAALDRVGLAGAAGRIFATLSGGEKQRVLLARALAQDTRLLLLDEPTSHLDVRHQLDLLHLVRELGLATLAVLHDLNQAAAFCDRLYVMHAGRIVAGGPPGRVLTPELIAEVYGVRAVRRTQLVFERLDPPEPAATPG encoded by the coding sequence GTGAGGCTCGGCCTGAGCGGGGTGTCCGTCGCGCCGGACGGCGTCCCGGTCGTGCACGGGGCCGGGCTGCGGGTGGCCGACGGCGAGTTCGTCGGCCTGGTCGGGCCGAACGGCTGCGGCAAGTCCACGCTGCTGCGCGGCGTCTACCGGGCGCTGCGCCCCTCGGCCGGGCTCGTCGCGGTGGACGGCGACGACGTGCACCGGCTGCCCGCCCGCGAGGCGGCCAGGCGGATCGCCGTCATGGCCCAGGAGACCCCGGCCGACCTCGACTTCACGGTGGCCGAGATCGTCGCCATGGGACGGACGCCGTACCGGCCGGACGCCGCGGCCGACGCGGAGCGGTGCGCGGCGGCGCTCGACCGCGTCGGCCTGGCGGGCGCCGCCGGGCGGATCTTCGCGACCCTGTCCGGCGGCGAGAAGCAGCGCGTGCTGCTCGCCCGCGCCCTGGCCCAGGACACCCGCCTGCTCCTGCTGGACGAGCCCACCTCGCACCTGGACGTGCGCCACCAGCTCGACCTGCTGCACCTGGTGCGCGAGCTGGGTCTCGCGACCCTGGCCGTGCTGCACGACCTCAACCAGGCGGCCGCCTTCTGCGACCGCCTCTACGTCATGCACGCCGGCCGGATCGTCGCGGGCGGGCCGCCCGGCCGGGTCCTCACCCCCGAGCTGATCGCCGAGGTGTACGGGGTGCGCGCCGTGCGCCGCACCCAGCTCGTCTTCGAACGACTGGACCCGCCGGAGCCGGCCGCGACGCCCGGCTGA
- a CDS encoding ROK family transcriptional regulator: MAGADVSRLRELNSLSIVRAMRGQPPATVTELAARTGLSRPGTDVVVRGLVHDGWVQVVEPDGSSVGRPARRYRFNAGAGHVLGVDVGVHKILVLLADLEGQVLRSHRLPVEPDADPAARLEAVDAAITQCLADAGMRPDRIWAVTVGVTGPVDTTGRTTLFTPLPGWADVSPAEHLSARFGCPILVENDCKLAAVAERWKGAAQDADDIVYLLAGMRVGAGLILDGTLRRGYGGAAGEIGALKAVRWLSAPSRFENCPGVPDDIHPNDKAAWVFERAREGDRHARAALRRYVKDLAVGAAALVLTLDPQVVVLGGGYSRSADLLIDPLEQELRRLCLRVPEIRASDLGADSVALGALRVALDQVDARLFTDGMPAPLTVQA; the protein is encoded by the coding sequence ATGGCGGGAGCGGACGTCAGCAGGCTCCGTGAGCTCAACTCGCTCAGCATCGTCCGGGCGATGCGGGGCCAGCCGCCCGCCACCGTCACCGAGCTGGCCGCCCGCACCGGCCTGTCCAGGCCGGGTACCGACGTCGTGGTCCGCGGGCTGGTGCACGACGGTTGGGTGCAGGTCGTCGAGCCCGACGGCAGCAGCGTCGGCCGGCCCGCCCGCCGCTACCGCTTCAACGCCGGCGCCGGGCACGTGCTCGGCGTCGACGTCGGCGTCCACAAGATCCTCGTCCTGCTCGCCGACCTCGAAGGGCAGGTGCTGCGCAGCCACCGGCTGCCGGTCGAGCCCGACGCCGACCCGGCCGCGCGCCTGGAGGCCGTCGACGCGGCCATCACCCAGTGCCTGGCCGACGCGGGCATGCGGCCCGACCGGATCTGGGCGGTCACGGTCGGCGTGACCGGCCCGGTCGACACCACGGGCCGCACCACGCTGTTCACGCCGCTGCCCGGCTGGGCTGACGTCTCGCCCGCCGAGCACCTGTCGGCCCGCTTCGGCTGCCCGATCCTGGTCGAGAACGACTGCAAGCTCGCCGCCGTCGCCGAGCGCTGGAAGGGCGCCGCGCAGGACGCCGACGACATCGTCTACCTGCTGGCGGGCATGCGCGTCGGCGCCGGCCTCATCCTCGACGGCACGCTGCGCCGCGGGTACGGGGGAGCGGCCGGCGAGATCGGCGCGCTCAAGGCGGTCCGCTGGCTGTCGGCCCCCTCCCGCTTCGAGAACTGCCCGGGCGTGCCCGACGACATCCACCCCAACGACAAGGCCGCCTGGGTCTTCGAGCGCGCCCGCGAGGGCGACCGGCACGCCCGCGCCGCGCTGCGCCGCTACGTCAAGGACCTGGCCGTGGGCGCGGCGGCGCTCGTGCTGACCCTCGACCCGCAGGTCGTCGTCCTCGGCGGCGGCTACTCCCGCTCGGCCGACCTGCTCATCGACCCGCTGGAGCAGGAGCTGCGCCGGCTGTGCCTGCGCGTGCCCGAGATCCGCGCCTCCGACCTCGGCGCCGACAGCGTCGCCCTCGGCGCGCTGCGCGTGGCCCTGGACCAGGTGGACGCGCGGCTGTTCACCGACGGGATGCCCGCCCCGCTCACCGTTCAGGCCTGA
- a CDS encoding carotenoid biosynthesis protein: MTSLLPTGTGAGRRTAGTGLWLVTGLTLILLLTRNLLPGVLFPALLLAQTAFTFLHGARRYGPRAILVFYAVTLVVSNALENLSISTGFPFGHYHYTQGPQLLQVPLMIGPAYAVTGYLAWTVATLLVGEVRPGADRLTTVGTPVVASFAMVAWDLSMDPTLATVRKMWIWENGGGFFGVPLVNFLGWSLTTYAFLQLFALYLRRRGPRAEPGPASPAQPLVLYAGTAATFLLTYVTGERTTVTDAAGHTWRSADIYETSALTTIYGMLFIALLAALALARRRARRE, encoded by the coding sequence ATGACCTCCCTCCTCCCCACCGGCACCGGCGCCGGTCGCCGGACGGCCGGGACCGGCCTGTGGCTCGTCACCGGCCTCACCCTGATCCTGCTGCTGACCAGGAACCTCCTGCCGGGCGTGCTGTTCCCCGCGCTGCTGCTCGCGCAGACGGCGTTCACGTTCCTGCACGGCGCCCGCCGCTACGGCCCGCGCGCGATCCTGGTGTTCTACGCGGTCACACTGGTGGTCAGCAACGCCCTGGAGAACCTCAGCATCTCCACCGGCTTCCCCTTCGGCCACTACCACTACACGCAGGGGCCGCAGCTCCTCCAGGTGCCGCTGATGATCGGCCCCGCCTACGCGGTCACCGGCTACCTGGCCTGGACGGTCGCCACCCTCCTCGTCGGCGAGGTGCGCCCCGGCGCGGACCGGCTGACCACCGTCGGCACGCCGGTCGTCGCCTCCTTCGCCATGGTCGCCTGGGACCTGTCGATGGACCCCACCCTCGCCACCGTGCGGAAGATGTGGATCTGGGAGAACGGGGGCGGGTTCTTCGGCGTGCCCCTGGTCAACTTCCTCGGCTGGTCGCTGACGACGTACGCCTTCCTGCAGCTGTTCGCGCTGTACCTGCGCCGCCGCGGCCCGCGCGCCGAGCCGGGCCCCGCCTCCCCGGCCCAGCCCCTGGTGCTGTACGCGGGGACCGCGGCGACGTTCCTCCTCACGTACGTGACGGGCGAGCGCACCACCGTGACCGACGCCGCCGGGCACACCTGGCGCAGCGCCGACATCTACGAGACGTCGGCGCTGACCACGATCTACGGGATGCTCTTCATCGCCCTCCTCGCGGCGCTCGCCCTCGCCCGCCGCCGGGCCCGCCGCGAGTAG
- a CDS encoding FecCD family ABC transporter permease, whose translation MTRILSRSPARARPARSARSGRPARPGRSGHFVLLVAALAAAGVAATCLAVSIGAVHVALPQAWGIVADRLVPGVVPRTWTPVQEQIVWEFRLPRALLALLVGAGLSVVGAVLQALVRNPLADPFLLGISSGASFGAVLVLVVGAVTYLLLQHRQLNALAAGEETAVSLGVPVGRLRLTLFVLTSLLVGVLVATSGAIAFVGLIVPHAARLLTGADHRRVLPVSALLGAVFLQLADIAARTVDAPRELALSVVTALFGVPFFLWLLRRRSVDRAVSVT comes from the coding sequence ATGACCCGCATCCTGTCGCGGAGCCCGGCCAGGGCCCGGCCCGCCCGCTCCGCCCGCTCCGGCCGCCCCGCCCGCCCCGGCCGCTCCGGCCACTTCGTGCTGCTCGTCGCCGCGCTCGCCGCCGCCGGCGTCGCCGCGACGTGCCTCGCGGTGAGCATCGGCGCGGTGCACGTCGCCCTGCCCCAGGCGTGGGGCATCGTGGCCGACCGCCTCGTCCCCGGCGTCGTGCCGCGCACCTGGACGCCGGTGCAGGAGCAGATCGTGTGGGAGTTCCGGCTGCCGCGCGCGCTGCTGGCGCTGCTGGTGGGGGCCGGGCTGTCGGTGGTCGGGGCGGTGCTGCAGGCGCTGGTGCGCAACCCCCTCGCCGACCCGTTCCTGCTCGGGATCTCCTCGGGGGCCTCGTTCGGGGCGGTGCTGGTGCTGGTCGTGGGGGCGGTGACGTACCTGCTGCTCCAGCACCGGCAGCTGAACGCGCTGGCCGCCGGCGAGGAGACGGCCGTCTCCCTCGGCGTGCCCGTCGGCCGCCTCCGCCTGACCCTGTTCGTACTGACCTCGCTGCTGGTCGGCGTGCTGGTGGCCACCAGCGGGGCGATCGCGTTCGTCGGCCTCATCGTGCCGCACGCCGCCCGGCTGCTCACCGGCGCCGACCACCGCCGGGTGCTGCCCGTCAGCGCCCTGCTGGGGGCGGTGTTCCTGCAGCTCGCGGACATCGCCGCGCGGACCGTCGACGCGCCGCGGGAGCTGGCGCTCAGCGTCGTCACGGCGCTGTTCGGCGTGCCGTTCTTCCTGTGGCTGCTGCGCCGCCGCTCGGTGGACCGGGCGGTGAGCGTCACGTGA
- a CDS encoding response regulator transcription factor: MSAAPSPIRVLLADDEGLVRSGFKVLLDLEDDITVVGEAVNGAEAVERARAARPDVVLMDIRMPRLDGIQATTEIARTAELERVRVLILTTYDTDEYVFDALQAGASGFLLKDAGPGELLHAIRVIAGGDALLAPRITRRLIGRFARQRRVARAAGDRLAALTGREREVLALVGRGLSNAEIGAALFLSPATVRTHVSRAMAKLGARDRAQLVVVAYRTGLVDPAEPGSP, from the coding sequence GTGAGCGCGGCGCCGTCCCCGATCAGGGTGCTGCTCGCCGACGACGAGGGGCTGGTGCGCTCCGGCTTCAAGGTCCTGCTCGACCTGGAGGACGACATCACGGTGGTGGGAGAGGCCGTGAACGGCGCCGAGGCCGTGGAGCGGGCCCGCGCCGCCCGCCCGGACGTAGTCCTCATGGACATCCGGATGCCGCGCCTGGACGGCATCCAGGCCACCACCGAGATCGCCCGCACGGCCGAGCTGGAGCGGGTCCGGGTCCTCATCCTGACCACCTACGACACCGACGAGTACGTCTTCGACGCGTTGCAGGCCGGCGCGAGCGGCTTCCTGCTCAAGGACGCGGGGCCGGGCGAGCTCCTGCACGCGATCCGGGTGATCGCCGGCGGCGACGCGCTGCTCGCGCCGCGCATCACCCGCCGCCTCATCGGCCGCTTCGCCCGGCAGCGCCGGGTGGCGCGGGCCGCCGGGGACCGGCTGGCGGCGCTGACCGGGCGCGAGCGCGAGGTCCTGGCGCTGGTGGGCCGGGGGCTGAGCAACGCCGAGATCGGCGCGGCGCTGTTCCTCAGCCCGGCCACGGTGCGCACGCACGTGAGCCGGGCGATGGCGAAGCTGGGGGCGCGCGACCGGGCGCAGCTGGTCGTCGTCGCCTACCGCACGGGCCTGGTCGACCCCGCCGAGCCCGGCTCGCCCTGA